One Yimella lutea DNA window includes the following coding sequences:
- a CDS encoding protein jag — protein sequence MSDQKTQTDNPAEILEREGEIAADFLENLLDIADLDGDIDVDVDGDRAMVSIVDSEEGRVPRRLVGSDGKVLDALQELARLAVQAETGNRSRLMLDIAGYRAQKREELVSLAKDAVAKAKDSGEKQSLDPMSAFERKVVHDAVLAEGLSSESEGAEPRRYVVVLPA from the coding sequence ATGAGTGACCAGAAGACCCAGACGGACAACCCCGCCGAGATCCTGGAGCGTGAGGGCGAGATCGCCGCCGACTTCCTGGAGAACCTTCTCGACATCGCCGACCTGGACGGCGACATCGACGTCGACGTCGACGGCGACCGCGCGATGGTCTCGATCGTCGACTCCGAGGAGGGACGCGTGCCGCGTCGCCTGGTCGGCAGTGACGGCAAGGTGCTCGACGCGCTGCAGGAACTGGCTCGCCTCGCGGTCCAGGCCGAGACCGGCAACCGCAGCCGGCTGATGTTGGACATCGCGGGCTACCGCGCACAGAAGCGTGAGGAACTGGTCTCACTCGCCAAGGATGCGGTGGCGAAGGCGAAGGACTCCGGAGAGAAGCAGTCACTCGATCCGATGAGCGCCTTCGAGCGCAAGGTGGTGCACGATGCCGTGCTGGCCGAGGGCCTGTCCTCGGAGTCCGAGGGTGCCGAGCCGCGTCGCTACGTCGTGGTGCTCCCCGCCTGA
- the yidC gene encoding membrane protein insertase YidC — MLDTLLFPLEWFVAFVMVSFHNLFTAIGMRAESGWTWALSIAGLVVVLRILLIPLFVKQIKSSRRMQLIQPELQKIQKKYKGKKDPESRQKMTEETMELYKRTGTNPFSSCMPILLQSPFFFALFRVLNNLDEMAAGKREPIGLLTQELASQAETSTLFGASLSSTFLGSDQLSVKILTVVMIILMSVSVFITQHQLMRRNMPAAALDNPMAKQQKYIMYIMPVFFAITGVNFPIGVLIYWVVTNLWTMGQQFYVIRRMPTPGSDAEKALEARRRAKGKEIKKLSIPGLNSSSDDDDDAVEPDGEKVSLTKTGAGSSAAKKSGQRVQPASNKRGKNQKRRKR; from the coding sequence ATGCTCGACACTCTGCTCTTCCCGCTCGAATGGTTCGTCGCCTTCGTCATGGTGAGCTTCCACAACCTGTTCACCGCCATCGGAATGCGGGCGGAGTCCGGCTGGACCTGGGCACTGTCCATCGCCGGTCTCGTGGTCGTGCTGCGAATCCTGCTGATTCCGCTGTTCGTCAAGCAGATCAAGAGCTCGCGCCGGATGCAGCTGATCCAGCCCGAGCTGCAGAAGATCCAGAAGAAGTACAAGGGCAAGAAGGATCCGGAGTCCCGTCAGAAGATGACGGAAGAGACGATGGAGCTCTACAAGCGCACGGGCACCAACCCGTTCAGTTCCTGTATGCCGATCCTGCTGCAGTCGCCGTTCTTCTTCGCGTTGTTCCGCGTGCTGAACAACTTGGACGAGATGGCAGCCGGCAAGCGTGAGCCGATCGGTCTGCTGACCCAGGAACTCGCCAGCCAGGCCGAGACGTCGACATTGTTCGGCGCGTCCCTGAGCTCGACCTTCCTCGGTTCGGACCAGCTGTCGGTGAAGATCCTCACTGTCGTGATGATCATCCTGATGTCGGTGTCGGTTTTCATCACCCAGCACCAGCTGATGCGGCGCAACATGCCTGCTGCGGCCCTCGACAACCCGATGGCCAAGCAGCAGAAATACATCATGTACATCATGCCGGTGTTCTTCGCGATCACCGGTGTGAACTTCCCCATCGGTGTCCTCATCTACTGGGTGGTCACCAACCTGTGGACGATGGGCCAGCAGTTCTACGTGATCCGCCGCATGCCCACCCCTGGTTCGGACGCCGAGAAGGCCCTCGAGGCGCGTCGCCGCGCCAAGGGCAAGGAGATCAAGAAGCTGTCGATCCCGGGCCTCAACTCCTCCTCGGACGACGATGACGATGCGGTGGAACCGGACGGCGAGAAGGTGTCGCTGACCAAGACCGGCGCCGGATCGTCGGCTGCGAAGAAGAGCGGCCAGCGTGTGCAGCCGGCCAGCAACAAACGTGGCAAGAACCAGAAGCGCCGAAAGCGCTGA
- the sigM gene encoding RNA polymerase sigma factor SigM, giving the protein MTHLEDLAQRTDRDLLAAHCAGDADAFGELFKRHKDRMWAVAVRTCRDPELAADAVQDGFISAFRRADSFRGDAQVTTWLHRIIVNACLDRLRRVKPTSELPEYELADRRDEHSSTVVRLDVQEALGKIPEAQRLALTLVDMQGMSVAEAAEVLEVAEGTIKSRCARGRAALAELLVDKHGEGYVR; this is encoded by the coding sequence GTGACGCACCTGGAGGATCTGGCGCAGCGGACGGACCGTGACCTGCTCGCGGCCCACTGTGCCGGTGACGCAGACGCCTTCGGCGAGCTGTTCAAGCGGCACAAGGACCGCATGTGGGCTGTCGCCGTACGCACCTGCCGCGACCCGGAACTGGCGGCGGACGCCGTCCAGGACGGCTTCATCTCCGCCTTCCGGCGGGCCGACTCCTTCCGTGGCGACGCGCAGGTGACCACCTGGCTGCACCGGATCATCGTCAATGCCTGCCTCGACCGGTTGCGCCGGGTGAAGCCGACCTCCGAACTGCCGGAGTACGAGCTCGCCGACCGCCGCGACGAGCACTCCAGCACGGTCGTCCGACTGGACGTCCAGGAAGCTCTGGGCAAGATCCCGGAGGCGCAACGGCTGGCGCTCACGCTCGTCGACATGCAGGGCATGTCGGTCGCCGAGGCGGCCGAGGTGCTCGAGGTCGCCGAGGGCACGATCAAGTCACGCTGTGCGCGCGGACGTGCCGCACTGGCCGAACTGCTGGTCGACAAGCACGGCGAGGGTTACGTCCGCTGA
- the trxA gene encoding thioredoxin: MGAIKQTSDATFDADVLKNDKPVLVDFWAPWCGPCRQVAPILEEIAKDHDGIQIVKLNTDENPKVSAKYGITGIPTMNVYVNGEVVKTLVGALPKPKLVKELGDYLG, from the coding sequence ATGGGTGCTATCAAGCAGACCTCGGACGCGACCTTCGACGCGGACGTGCTGAAGAACGACAAGCCGGTTCTCGTCGACTTCTGGGCGCCGTGGTGCGGCCCGTGCCGCCAGGTCGCCCCGATTCTGGAGGAGATCGCCAAGGACCACGACGGTATCCAGATCGTGAAGCTGAACACCGACGAGAACCCGAAGGTGTCGGCGAAGTACGGCATCACCGGCATCCCGACGATGAACGTGTACGTCAACGGCGAGGTCGTGAAGACCCTCGTCGGCGCGCTGCCGAAGCCGAAGCTCGTCAAGGAACTCGGCGACTACCTCGGCTGA
- the rpmH gene encoding 50S ribosomal protein L34, protein MSKRTFQPNTRRRSKTHGFRLRMRTRAGRSILASRRRKGREKLSA, encoded by the coding sequence GTGAGCAAGCGCACCTTCCAGCCGAACACCCGCCGCCGGTCCAAGACCCACGGCTTCCGCCTGCGCATGCGCACCCGCGCCGGCCGCTCGATCCTCGCCTCGCGCCGTCGCAAGGGCCGCGAGAAGCTGTCGGCCTGA
- the rnpA gene encoding ribonuclease P protein component, whose protein sequence is MLPAAHRMRSSADFAAVLRSRTSGRAGSKLLVVHLRMPETSLNTDVADTVPCRVGFVVSKAVGNSVVRHRTQRRLRHLMNARLDRLPAGSLVVVRAQSGAATATSAELGAELDRLLPRVLAGVR, encoded by the coding sequence GTGCTGCCGGCCGCGCACCGGATGCGCTCCAGCGCCGACTTCGCAGCTGTCCTGCGGTCACGCACCAGCGGACGCGCCGGTAGCAAGCTGCTGGTCGTGCACCTGCGGATGCCTGAGACCTCACTCAACACCGATGTTGCCGACACGGTCCCGTGCCGTGTCGGCTTCGTCGTGTCCAAAGCGGTCGGTAACTCAGTGGTGCGGCACCGCACGCAGCGTCGGCTGCGCCATCTGATGAACGCTCGACTGGACCGGCTGCCTGCCGGGTCACTGGTCGTGGTCCGTGCTCAATCGGGTGCCGCGACGGCGACGAGTGCCGAACTGGGCGCTGAACTCGACCGCCTGTTGCCGCGAGTCCTGGCCGGTGTGCGATGA
- the yidD gene encoding membrane protein insertion efficiency factor YidD, with the protein MNLNEILTAPLIALVQIYRKLISPMLPPTCRFTPSCSEYGLVALQRFGPIKGSWLTIRRLGRCNPWNPGGVDHVPDKPAKGVPHTS; encoded by the coding sequence ATGAACCTCAACGAGATCCTCACCGCTCCACTCATTGCATTGGTACAGATCTACCGCAAGCTGATCTCGCCGATGCTGCCGCCGACCTGCCGGTTCACCCCGTCCTGTTCGGAGTACGGCTTGGTGGCACTGCAGCGATTCGGACCGATCAAGGGCAGCTGGTTGACGATTCGACGGCTCGGTCGTTGTAACCCGTGGAACCCCGGTGGGGTCGATCACGTGCCCGATAAGCCCGCCAAGGGCGTACCGCATACTTCATGA
- a CDS encoding ParB/RepB/Spo0J family partition protein, protein MSDKRQRGLGRGLGALIPTSDGSPAPSRPSDVFYGSGFTGNHASNHSSEERTAEKPAPEERSDGLQQVPGASFAEVPVAAVRPNPRQPREVFDEDDLAELTHSIREIGVLQPIVVRPLAEPEGSITHELIMGERRLRASKAAGKETVPAIIRSTGDDDLLRDALLENLHRSQLNPLEEAAAYQQLLDDFSCTHDELASRIGRSRPQISNTIRLLKLPPLVARRVAAGVLSAGHARALLALPDAAAMERLAQRIVAEGLSVRSTEEIVSLGGQQEKAKRASSTRQDVPEYDDIASGLADKLDTRVTITSGRSRGKLTVEFAGADDLHRILDTLGVKTD, encoded by the coding sequence ATGAGTGACAAGCGGCAGCGCGGACTAGGTCGAGGGCTCGGAGCCCTCATCCCCACCAGCGACGGAAGTCCGGCGCCGTCTCGGCCGAGTGACGTGTTCTACGGCTCTGGTTTCACGGGAAACCATGCGTCGAACCACTCGTCCGAAGAACGAACCGCCGAGAAACCGGCTCCTGAAGAACGATCGGATGGCCTCCAGCAGGTGCCCGGCGCCAGTTTTGCCGAGGTACCCGTCGCGGCGGTTCGTCCCAACCCGCGCCAGCCGCGTGAGGTGTTCGACGAGGACGACCTGGCCGAACTGACCCACAGCATCCGTGAGATCGGTGTGCTCCAGCCGATCGTGGTGCGTCCGCTCGCCGAACCCGAGGGTTCGATCACCCATGAACTGATCATGGGTGAGCGCCGACTGCGTGCTTCGAAGGCAGCCGGTAAGGAGACGGTGCCGGCGATCATTCGCAGCACCGGCGACGACGATCTGCTGCGCGACGCGCTGTTGGAGAACTTGCACCGCAGCCAACTCAATCCGTTGGAAGAGGCGGCCGCGTACCAGCAGTTGTTGGACGACTTCTCCTGCACCCACGACGAGCTCGCCAGTCGAATCGGCCGTTCCCGTCCGCAGATCTCGAACACCATCCGGTTGTTGAAGCTGCCCCCGCTCGTCGCCCGACGGGTCGCGGCCGGTGTGCTCTCCGCCGGGCACGCCCGGGCACTGCTCGCGCTGCCGGATGCCGCGGCCATGGAGCGTCTGGCCCAGCGCATCGTCGCCGAAGGCCTGTCTGTGCGTAGCACCGAGGAGATCGTGTCGCTCGGTGGTCAGCAGGAGAAGGCCAAGCGTGCATCGTCGACGCGTCAGGATGTGCCGGAGTATGACGACATCGCTTCGGGACTTGCGGACAAGCTGGACACGCGGGTGACCATCACTTCGGGCCGCTCCCGGGGCAAGCTCACCGTCGAGTTCGCCGGAGCGGACGACCTGCACCGCATCCTGGACACACTGGGCGTCAAGACCGACTGA
- the dnaN gene encoding DNA polymerase III subunit beta — MKLQVERDVLAEAVTWAVRGLSPRPPVPVLSGVLLEATQDGLTLSAFDYEVSAKVTVAASVDEPGTVLVPGKLLGDISRSFKNKPVTLTADGNKVEVVCGTSRFALPQMPVADYPTLPTSPEPSGTIAGDVFTSAVSQVAIAADRSDTLPILTGVRMEIEGEKVTLLATDRYRLAMREFTWQPAATDASYVALIPARTLHDTARALGASGSVNLALGTAAGGEGLVGFEAGQRQTTTRLLDGEYPKVTSIFPTSVDTSAVIKTSELAEAVKRVSLVAERNTPVRLRFSEEQLVIEAGQGDDAQASEAVEATLTGPDIEIAFNPQFLLDGLGAVGTDFVRLSFTQPSRPAVMSGQAEQDGEADESFRYVLMPVRFAN; from the coding sequence GTGAAGCTGCAGGTCGAACGCGACGTCCTGGCCGAAGCCGTTACCTGGGCCGTCCGTGGCCTGTCCCCGCGTCCGCCGGTGCCGGTGCTGTCCGGTGTGCTGCTGGAAGCGACGCAGGACGGCCTGACCCTGTCGGCGTTCGACTACGAGGTATCCGCGAAGGTCACCGTGGCGGCGTCCGTCGACGAGCCCGGCACCGTGCTGGTGCCCGGCAAGCTGCTCGGCGACATCTCGCGCTCGTTCAAGAACAAGCCGGTCACGCTCACCGCCGACGGCAACAAGGTCGAAGTGGTGTGTGGCACGAGCCGGTTCGCGCTTCCGCAGATGCCGGTCGCCGACTACCCGACGTTGCCGACCTCGCCCGAGCCCTCCGGCACGATCGCCGGTGACGTGTTCACCAGCGCCGTGTCGCAGGTCGCGATCGCGGCCGACCGTTCCGACACGCTGCCGATCCTCACCGGCGTCCGGATGGAGATCGAGGGCGAGAAGGTCACGCTGCTGGCCACCGACCGCTACCGCCTCGCGATGCGCGAGTTCACCTGGCAGCCGGCCGCCACCGACGCCTCGTACGTCGCACTCATCCCGGCCCGCACGCTGCACGACACCGCCCGCGCACTCGGAGCCTCCGGCTCGGTCAACCTCGCGCTCGGCACCGCCGCCGGTGGCGAGGGGCTGGTCGGGTTCGAGGCCGGTCAGCGCCAGACCACCACCCGGCTGCTGGACGGTGAGTACCCGAAGGTCACCTCGATCTTCCCCACCAGCGTCGATACCAGCGCCGTCATCAAGACCAGTGAACTGGCCGAGGCGGTCAAGCGCGTCTCGCTGGTCGCCGAGCGCAACACTCCGGTGCGCCTGCGCTTCAGCGAGGAACAACTGGTCATCGAGGCAGGTCAGGGCGACGACGCCCAGGCCAGCGAGGCCGTCGAGGCCACGCTCACCGGCCCGGACATCGAAATCGCGTTCAACCCGCAGTTCCTGCTCGACGGCCTCGGCGCCGTCGGCACCGACTTCGTCCGCCTGTCGTTCACCCAGCCCAGCCGTCCGGCCGTGATGTCGGGCCAGGCCGAGCAGGACGGCGAGGCCGATGAGAGCTTCCGCTACGTGCTGATGCCGGTCCGCTTCGCCAACTGA
- the rsmG gene encoding 16S rRNA (guanine(527)-N(7))-methyltransferase RsmG codes for MKPDREVEPLPEAPATAAAYLGDRFALMQRFAEHLADTGVSHGLIGPREVPRLWERHVLNCVGVQELIEPDAHVADVGSGAGLPGLVIAIARPDLQVTLVEPMLRRVNWLDAVRSDLRLDNVTIVRSRAEQCTDLEVDVVTSRAVARLETLSQWSLPLLRSGGRMLALKGSSAQEEVDEARSQIESMGGSDVEVLTCGSAVVDPPTSIVSVRVQHRLERRTAPFRQSRAGKQSAKRGPNRQNKRK; via the coding sequence GTGAAACCCGATCGCGAGGTTGAACCCCTCCCCGAGGCGCCGGCCACTGCGGCTGCGTACCTCGGCGATCGTTTCGCGCTCATGCAGCGGTTCGCCGAGCATCTGGCTGACACCGGCGTATCGCACGGACTGATCGGTCCACGCGAGGTACCGCGTCTGTGGGAGCGGCACGTACTCAATTGTGTGGGCGTGCAGGAACTCATCGAGCCCGACGCTCACGTGGCCGACGTCGGCTCGGGTGCCGGGTTGCCGGGGTTGGTCATCGCGATCGCGCGACCGGATCTGCAGGTGACGCTCGTCGAACCGATGCTGCGCCGCGTGAACTGGCTGGACGCTGTGCGCTCTGATCTGCGCCTGGACAATGTCACCATCGTCCGGTCGCGAGCCGAGCAGTGCACCGACCTGGAAGTCGACGTCGTGACCTCCCGTGCTGTCGCCCGACTGGAGACCTTGTCCCAGTGGTCCCTCCCGCTGCTGCGCTCAGGTGGTCGGATGCTCGCACTCAAAGGCAGCTCAGCCCAGGAGGAGGTCGACGAGGCACGCTCACAGATCGAGTCCATGGGAGGCTCGGATGTCGAGGTGCTGACCTGCGGGTCTGCGGTGGTCGACCCACCGACCTCGATCGTCAGTGTTCGAGTACAACACCGCTTGGAGCGACGGACGGCCCCATTCAGGCAGTCCCGAGCGGGCAAGCAGTCGGCCAAGCGAGGTCCCAACCGACAGAACAAGCGGAAGTGA
- the trxB gene encoding thioredoxin-disulfide reductase, protein MSNDLVRNLIIVGSGPAGYTAAVYAARANLEPLVFEGSVTAGGALMNTTEVENFPGFRDGIMGPDLMEQMRAQAERFGAELVRDDVTAMELTGDIKTVTDGEGNVHKAHAVILAMGSAYRELGLEDEKRLSGHGVSWCATCDGAFFRDKDIAVVGGGDSAVEEATFLTRFGKSVTMIHRRDELRASKIMAERALSNDKIRFAWNSEVVGITGDSKVEKLTLRDTVTGDTSELEVSGLFVAIGHIPRSELVVGQVETDGEGYVLVQGRSTHTNIPGVFACGDLVDHTYRQAITAAGSGCAASLDAERYLADTVGH, encoded by the coding sequence GTGAGCAACGACCTGGTGCGCAACCTCATCATCGTCGGATCAGGGCCCGCCGGTTACACCGCCGCGGTCTACGCCGCCCGCGCCAACCTCGAACCCCTCGTCTTCGAAGGTTCGGTGACTGCCGGCGGCGCCCTGATGAACACCACAGAGGTCGAGAACTTCCCGGGATTCCGCGACGGGATCATGGGCCCCGACCTGATGGAACAGATGCGCGCGCAGGCCGAGCGCTTCGGCGCCGAGCTTGTGCGTGACGATGTCACCGCCATGGAACTCACCGGTGACATCAAGACCGTCACCGACGGTGAGGGCAACGTCCACAAGGCACACGCGGTGATCCTCGCAATGGGGTCGGCCTACCGAGAGCTCGGGCTCGAGGACGAGAAGCGCCTGTCCGGTCACGGTGTCTCCTGGTGCGCCACCTGCGACGGTGCGTTCTTCCGTGACAAGGACATCGCAGTGGTCGGCGGTGGCGACTCCGCAGTCGAGGAAGCGACCTTCCTGACCCGCTTCGGCAAGTCGGTGACGATGATCCACCGTCGCGACGAACTGCGCGCGTCCAAGATCATGGCCGAGCGAGCCCTGTCCAACGACAAGATCCGGTTCGCGTGGAACAGCGAGGTTGTCGGCATCACCGGCGACTCCAAGGTCGAGAAGCTCACCCTGCGCGACACCGTCACCGGCGACACCAGTGAACTCGAGGTGAGCGGCCTGTTCGTCGCCATCGGGCACATCCCGCGCAGCGAGCTCGTCGTCGGACAGGTCGAAACCGACGGCGAGGGCTACGTGTTGGTGCAGGGCCGTTCCACCCATACGAACATCCCCGGCGTCTTCGCGTGCGGCGACCTGGTCGACCACACCTATCGTCAGGCGATCACCGCCGCCGGTTCCGGCTGTGCCGCCTCGCTGGACGCAGAGCGTTACCTCGCCGACACAGTCGGCCACTGA
- a CDS encoding ParA family protein, with protein sequence MTVQRQTPTGWQGSTAPASPTPIGWQAPVVTDDVHHVPSAAPTHDVPRETPVADERASEDPSESVEPTRGPLSSDDSTSAPQVPETPVTDEAADSPILAAMADQSVRRQKVLATDVPRPASTRIMTVANQKGGVGKTTTTVNIAAGLAQKGLLVLVIDIDPQGNASTALGIDHHAEVPSIYDVVVEGDDLASVIQPCPDVANLWCAPATIDLAGAEIELVSLVARESRLKTAIARHLESMSDEQRFDYVLIDCPPSLGLLTVNAFVAATEVFIPIQCEYYALEGLSQLLNNIELIRKHLNPALTVSTILMTMYDARTRLSAQVAAEVREHFPEQVLKTRIPRSVRISEAPSFGQTVITYDPASTGALSYLEAATELAQAGVAPA encoded by the coding sequence ATGACGGTGCAGAGGCAGACCCCGACCGGATGGCAGGGATCGACTGCTCCCGCTTCACCGACGCCGATCGGGTGGCAGGCGCCCGTCGTCACCGACGACGTCCACCACGTTCCTTCCGCTGCGCCGACGCACGACGTTCCACGTGAAACGCCGGTGGCGGACGAGCGGGCCTCCGAGGATCCGTCCGAATCGGTCGAGCCGACCCGCGGGCCCCTCTCATCGGACGACTCCACGTCCGCCCCCCAGGTGCCTGAGACTCCGGTGACGGACGAGGCCGCCGACTCCCCCATCCTCGCCGCGATGGCCGACCAGTCGGTCAGGCGGCAGAAGGTCCTGGCAACAGACGTCCCCCGTCCCGCATCGACCCGGATCATGACGGTCGCGAACCAGAAGGGTGGCGTCGGCAAGACGACTACCACGGTCAACATCGCCGCCGGCCTCGCGCAGAAGGGTCTGCTGGTACTGGTCATCGACATCGACCCGCAGGGCAACGCCTCCACCGCACTCGGTATCGATCACCACGCTGAGGTGCCGAGCATCTACGACGTGGTCGTCGAGGGCGACGATTTGGCATCCGTGATCCAGCCGTGCCCCGATGTCGCGAACCTGTGGTGTGCACCGGCGACGATCGATCTCGCCGGCGCGGAGATCGAACTCGTCTCCTTGGTCGCGCGGGAGAGCAGACTCAAGACGGCCATCGCTCGTCACCTGGAGTCGATGTCCGACGAGCAGCGATTCGACTACGTGCTCATCGACTGTCCTCCCAGTTTGGGTCTGCTGACGGTGAACGCGTTCGTGGCGGCGACCGAGGTGTTCATTCCGATCCAGTGCGAGTACTACGCGCTGGAGGGTCTGTCGCAGCTGCTCAACAACATCGAGCTGATTCGTAAACACCTCAATCCGGCGCTGACGGTCAGCACGATCCTGATGACGATGTACGACGCACGGACCCGACTGTCCGCCCAGGTGGCGGCCGAGGTGCGCGAGCACTTCCCGGAGCAGGTGCTCAAGACGCGCATCCCCCGCTCGGTCCGTATCTCCGAGGCCCCCAGCTTCGGACAGACGGTCATCACCTACGACCCCGCTTCGACCGGCGCCCTGTCCTACCTCGAGGCGGCGACCGAACTCGCTCAGGCCGGAGTCGCACCCGCCTGA
- the dnaA gene encoding chromosomal replication initiator protein DnaA, producing MTEPDVDLAHVWHATLLGLEDSGIPARDRAFLRIARLVGIVGETALLAVPYDHTKVFVEQTLNDPVCEAMGAELGHPVRLAVTVDTSLATLEPEDEPDGPSLVEPEQDDEHIGQTELQVSTSAPRQNVTVNQLDDARLNPRYTFETFVVGHGNRFACAAAQAVAETPARSYNPLFVYGSSGLGKTHLLHAIGNYVRSYYPQLRVLYVNSEEFTNDFINSIRDEAGRSFQKRYRDNVDVLLIDDVQFLQGKESTQEEFFHTFNALHNSQKQIVLSSDQPPKKLNGLEDRLRSRFEWGLTTDVTPPDLETRIAILRRKADAEKMQLPADVLTLIADKVATNIRELEGALIRVTAYASVSKQPVTVESASQVLKDLMVGNAAGQITMSLIMDKTAEFFDVTIDDLCGSSRSRTLANARQIAMYLCRELTDETLPAIGRYFGGRDHTTVLYADRKIRQLIGTKPHLFDQITELTSNIRRAANELGRR from the coding sequence TTGACCGAACCTGATGTCGACCTGGCCCACGTATGGCACGCCACACTGCTGGGACTGGAAGATTCAGGAATTCCGGCTCGCGATCGCGCCTTTCTTCGCATCGCCCGTCTGGTCGGCATCGTCGGTGAGACCGCGCTGCTGGCGGTTCCGTACGACCACACGAAGGTCTTCGTCGAACAGACGCTGAACGACCCCGTCTGCGAGGCGATGGGGGCCGAACTCGGCCACCCGGTGCGCCTTGCCGTGACCGTCGACACCTCGCTCGCGACCCTCGAGCCCGAGGACGAACCGGACGGCCCGAGCCTGGTCGAACCGGAGCAGGACGACGAGCACATCGGTCAGACCGAACTCCAGGTCTCCACCTCCGCGCCCCGCCAGAACGTCACCGTCAACCAGTTGGACGACGCCCGCCTGAACCCCCGCTACACCTTCGAGACGTTCGTGGTCGGGCACGGCAACCGGTTCGCGTGCGCCGCCGCGCAGGCGGTTGCCGAAACGCCGGCACGGTCGTACAACCCGTTGTTCGTCTATGGGTCCTCCGGTCTGGGCAAGACGCACCTGCTGCACGCGATCGGCAACTACGTCCGCAGCTACTACCCGCAGCTTCGGGTGCTGTACGTGAACTCCGAGGAGTTCACCAACGACTTCATCAACTCGATCCGTGACGAGGCGGGCCGCTCCTTCCAGAAGCGGTATCGCGACAACGTCGACGTCCTGCTGATCGACGACGTGCAGTTCCTGCAGGGCAAGGAGTCCACGCAGGAGGAGTTCTTCCACACCTTCAACGCGTTGCACAACAGCCAGAAGCAGATCGTGCTGTCCAGCGACCAGCCGCCCAAGAAGCTCAATGGGTTGGAGGACCGGCTGCGGTCACGTTTCGAGTGGGGCCTGACCACCGACGTCACCCCGCCCGATCTGGAGACCCGTATCGCGATCCTGCGCCGCAAGGCCGACGCGGAGAAGATGCAGTTGCCGGCTGATGTGCTGACGTTGATCGCCGATAAGGTGGCGACCAACATCCGTGAGCTCGAGGGCGCGCTGATCCGGGTGACCGCGTACGCGTCGGTCTCCAAACAGCCGGTCACGGTCGAGAGCGCCTCGCAGGTGTTGAAGGACCTCATGGTCGGCAACGCCGCCGGTCAGATCACGATGTCGCTGATCATGGACAAGACCGCGGAGTTCTTCGACGTCACGATCGACGACCTGTGCGGCTCCTCCCGCTCGCGCACGCTCGCGAACGCTCGCCAGATCGCGATGTACCTGTGTCGCGAGCTCACCGACGAGACGCTGCCGGCGATCGGCCGGTATTTCGGCGGACGCGACCACACCACCGTGCTCTACGCCGACCGGAAGATCCGTCAGCTGATCGGCACCAAGCCGCACCTGTTCGACCAGATCACCGAGCTGACGTCCAACATCCGTCGCGCCGCGAACGAGCTCGGACGCCGCTGA